A part of Sulfurifustis variabilis genomic DNA contains:
- a CDS encoding ATP-dependent DNA ligase codes for MLLRDVVETSARVGASAGRLDKVAALAELLARLPPAEAPIAIGYLTGRLPQGRIGIGGSLLACARSRPAATASLTLTEVDRAFRLLSQTKGAGSTSSRREALAGLYRRATAEEQSFLERLVVGELRQGALEGVMLDAVAAATGIASAELRAAAMLAGDLPTVASVALAEGRAGLSRFGLRLFTPVKPMLAQPVADLAEALGTLGTAALEYKLDGARVQVHKAGNEVRVYSRRLNDVTDSVPEVVEAARDLPADRLVLDGETIALTPSGRPQPFQLTMRRFGRRFEVERLRAELPLAVFFFDCLHRDGEDLVARSTADRFGVLASVVPPGRRVERAVTSEPGEAEAFLMDALARGHEGVMAKSLSAPYMAGARGSGWLKIKRAHTLDLVVLAAEWGHGRRRGWLSNLHLGARDPASGGYVMLGKTFKGMTDEALAWQTGRLLALAERRDRDAVYVRPALVVEVAFNDVQASPQYPAGLALRFARVKAYRPDKTPEEADTVETVRRLYARQTSAPAERTP; via the coding sequence ATGCTGTTACGCGACGTCGTCGAGACCTCCGCCCGGGTCGGCGCGAGCGCCGGCCGTCTGGACAAGGTGGCGGCGCTGGCCGAGCTCCTGGCCCGTCTGCCACCCGCCGAGGCGCCCATTGCGATCGGCTACCTCACCGGCCGCCTTCCCCAGGGGCGCATCGGCATCGGCGGGTCCCTGCTGGCGTGCGCGCGCAGCAGGCCGGCCGCCACCGCCTCGCTGACGCTCACGGAGGTCGACCGCGCCTTCCGGTTGCTGTCCCAAACGAAAGGCGCGGGGTCGACCTCGAGCCGACGGGAGGCGCTCGCGGGTCTGTACCGTCGTGCGACCGCCGAGGAACAGTCGTTTCTCGAGCGGCTCGTCGTGGGGGAGCTTCGGCAGGGCGCACTGGAGGGCGTGATGCTGGATGCAGTGGCCGCGGCGACGGGTATTGCCAGCGCCGAGTTGCGGGCGGCCGCCATGCTCGCCGGCGACCTGCCGACGGTCGCGTCGGTCGCGCTCGCGGAGGGCCGCGCGGGGCTGTCCCGATTCGGGTTGCGGCTCTTCACGCCGGTCAAACCGATGCTGGCACAACCCGTCGCGGACCTGGCGGAGGCCCTCGGCACCCTCGGGACGGCCGCCCTCGAGTACAAGCTGGACGGGGCCCGCGTGCAGGTGCACAAGGCGGGGAACGAGGTCCGGGTCTACAGCCGCCGCCTGAACGACGTGACGGATTCGGTGCCGGAAGTCGTCGAGGCGGCGCGAGACCTGCCGGCCGACCGGCTGGTGCTCGACGGGGAGACGATCGCCCTGACTCCCTCCGGGCGCCCGCAACCGTTCCAGCTCACGATGCGCCGGTTCGGGCGCCGGTTCGAGGTCGAGCGTCTTCGGGCCGAGCTTCCGCTCGCCGTCTTCTTCTTCGACTGCCTGCATCGGGACGGGGAAGACCTGGTCGCACGATCGACGGCCGACCGCTTCGGCGTCCTGGCGTCCGTCGTGCCGCCGGGGCGACGCGTCGAACGTGCCGTGACGTCCGAGCCCGGCGAGGCGGAGGCGTTTCTCATGGACGCGCTCGCGCGCGGACACGAGGGCGTCATGGCCAAGTCGCTCTCCGCGCCTTACATGGCCGGCGCGCGCGGAAGCGGATGGCTCAAGATCAAGCGCGCGCACACGCTGGACCTCGTCGTGCTGGCGGCGGAGTGGGGACACGGCCGGCGCCGCGGCTGGCTCAGCAACCTGCATCTCGGCGCCCGCGACCCGGCGAGCGGCGGGTACGTCATGCTCGGCAAGACGTTCAAGGGCATGACGGACGAGGCGCTCGCCTGGCAGACCGGAAGGCTGCTGGCGCTCGCTGAACGCCGCGACCGCGATGCCGTGTACGTCAGGCCGGCGCTCGTCGTGGAGGTCGCGTTCAACGACGTGCAGGCGAGCCCGCAGTACCCGGCCGGGCTCGCCCTGCGCTTCGCGCGCGTGAAGGCCTATCGTCCGGACAAGACGCCGGAGGAAGCCGATACGGTCGAAACGGTCCGGCGCCTCTACGCCCGCCAGACGAGCGCGCCCGCGGAGCGGACGCCGTGA